A part of Populus alba chromosome 8, ASM523922v2, whole genome shotgun sequence genomic DNA contains:
- the LOC118062385 gene encoding folate synthesis bifunctional protein, mitochondrial, whose protein sequence is MILFKQLLPTKRGLGGALNRFRGSSLRFFSSSPETFVEIHSQEQEVVIALGSNVGNRLHNFNEALRLMKKSGINITRHACLYETAPAYVTDQPQFLNSAVRGVTKLWPHELLGVLKKIEKDMGRTAGIRYGPRPIDLDILFYGKFRVSSDILTVPHERIWERPFVMAPLMDLLGADVENDTVACWHSLSIHSGGLFESWEKLGGDSTIGKDGMKRVLPIGNDFWDWSLKTSVMGILNLTPDSFSDGGKFQSVEAAVSQVRLMISEGADMIDLGAQSTRPMASRISPQEELDRLIPVLEAILKMPEMNGKLISVDTFYSEVASEAVSKGAHIINDVSGGQLDPNMTKVVAGLEVPYVAMHMRGDPATMQNSENLQYDDVCKQVASELYSRVKDAELSGIPVWRIIIDPGLGFSKKTEHNLELLTGLPSIRAEIARKSLAMSHSPVLLGSSRKKFLGETCTRPTASERDPATVASVTAGVLGGANIVRVHNVRDNLDAVKLCDAMLKYRRSLA, encoded by the exons ATGATTCTTTTCAAGCAGCTGCTGCCCACCAAACGTGGGCTAGGTGGTGCCTTGAACCGCTTCAGAG GATCTTCCCTTCGCTTTTTCAGTTCATCCCCAGAAACATTTGTGGAAATTCATTCACAAGAGCAGGAAGTAGTGATTGCTTTAGGAAGCAACGTGGGCAACAGACTTCATAATTTTAATGAAGCATTGCGACTGATGAAGAAATCTGGAATAAACATCACCAGACATGCCTGTTTATATGAGACAGCGCCTGCCTATGTCACTGATCAGCCTCAATTCCTTAACTCTGCGGTTAGAGGTGTTACGAAACTTTGGCCACATGAGCTGTTGGGAGTGCTTAAGAAAATCGAGAAGGATATGGGTCGTACTGCGGGGATAAGGTATGGACCAAGACCGATTGATTTGGATATATTGTTTTACGGAAAGTTCAGGGTTAGTTCTGATATACTTACTGTTCCTCATGAGAGAATTTGGGAGAGACCATTTGTAATGGCCCCGTTGATGGATTTACTGGGAGCAGATGTAGAGAATGATACAGTTGCATGCTGGCATTCTTTGTCAATACATTCTGGTGGACTCTTTGAATCATGGGAGAAACTGGGTGGTGACAGTACAATTGGAAAGGATGGGATGAAAAGAGTCCTGCCCATTGGAAATGATTTTTGGGATTGGTCCCTGAAAACTTCTGTGATGGGTATACTTAATTTAACCCCAGACAGTTTTAGTGATGGAGGAAAGTTTCAGTCTGTGGAGGCTGCGGTTTCTCAAGTCCGCTTGATGATTTCAGAAGGGGCAGATATGATTGATTTAGGTGCACAATCAACAAGACCAATGGCTTCGAGGATATCCCCTCAGGAGGAATTAGATAGACTAATCCCTGTCTTAGAAGCCATTCTAAAGATGCCTGAGATGAATGGAAAGCTCATATCTGTCGATACTTTTTACTCGGAAGTTGCTTCAGAAGCAGTCAGCAAGGGGGCTCATATTATAAATGATGTATCTGGTGGACAGTTAGACCCTAACATGACTAAGGTTGTTGCTGGCCTTGAGGTTCCTTATGTTGCCATGCACATGAGAGGAGACCCAGCTACGATGCAGAATAGTGAGAACCTGCAGTATGATGATGTTTGTAAGCAGGTTGCCTCTGAGTTGTATTCACGGGTTAAAGATGCAGAATTATCTGGTATACCTGTCTGGAGGATTATTATTGATCCCGGACTTggattttcaaagaaaaccGAGCATAATTTGGAACTTCTCACGGGGCTGCCATCCATTAGAGCAGAGATTGCAAGGAAAAGCTTGGCTATGTCTCATTCTCCTGTATTGTTAGGATCTTCTAGAAAGAAATTTTTAGGTGAAACTTGCACTCGTCCTACTGCAAGCGAGAGAGATCCTGCAACAGTAGCTTCAGTCACTGCTGGGGTTTTGGGAGGTGCAAACATTGTAAGAGTACATAATGTTAGAGATAATCTAGATGCTGTTAAGCTCTGCGATGCAATGCTGAAGTACAGGAGATCTCTTGCATAA
- the LOC118062402 gene encoding uncharacterized protein has product MAAQQQVQKNTLYVGGLAEEVNEAILHATFIPFGDIKDVKTPLDQATQKHRSFGFVTFLEREDAASAMDNMDGAELYGRVLTVNYALPEKIKGGEQGWAAQPIWADADTWFERQQQEEEMQRMQAENRAAMQAAEELHRKKMTEEREGEKEDEGQVKDDPMARAEAEVLKQNIS; this is encoded by the exons ATGGCAGCACAGCAGCAAGTGCAAAAGAACACGCTATACGTTGGAGGATTAGCTGAGGAAGTAAACGAAGCAATACTCCACGCTACTTTCATTCCTTTTGGTGACATTAAGGATGTCAAAACCCCCTTAGATCAAGCCACACAGAAACACCGCTCTTTTGGCTTCGTTACTTTCCTCGAAAGAGAGGACGCCGCCTCCGCCATGGACAATATGGATGGCGCTGAGCTCTATGGTCGTGTCCTCACCGTTAATTACGCCTTGCCAGAGAAGATTAAGGGTGGTGAACAAGGTTGGGCTGCCCAGCCAA TCTGGGCTGATGCGGACACATGGTTCGAAAGGCAGCAGCAAGAGGAGGAAATGCAGCGTATGCAGGCAGAGAACAGGGCTGCAATGCAGGCTGCAGAAGAGTTGCACAGAAAGAAGATGACAGAGGAGCGAGAGGGGGAGAAGGAAGATGAAGGGCAGGTCAAGGATGATCCAATGGCAAGGGCTGAAGCGGAGGTTTTGAAACAGAACATATCTTAG
- the LOC118062393 gene encoding UDP-arabinopyranose mutase 3 has translation MAGSAIKPTPLLKDELDIVIPTIRNLDFLEMWRPFFEQYHLIIVQDGDPSKTIKVPDGFDYELYNRNDINRILGPKASCISFKDSACRCFGYMVSKKKYIYTIDDDCFVAKNPSGEQINALEQHIKNLLSPSTPYFFNTLYDPYREGADFVRGYPFSLREGATTAVSHGLWLNIPDYDAPTQLVKPLERNKRYVDAVLTVPKGTLFPMCGMNLAFNRELIGPAMYFGLMGDGQPIGRYDDMWAGWCMKVICDHMGWGVKTGLPYIWHSKASNPFVNLKKEYRGIYWQEDLIPFFQAAVLPKECVTVQQCYIELAKQVKEKLGKVDPYFIKLADAMVTWIEAWDELNSSEEKSSKQPNGTAK, from the exons ATGGCAGGATCTGCAATCAAACCCACACCCCTTTTGAAAGATGAGCTGGATATAGTGATACCCACTATTAGAAACCTTGATTTCTTGGAGATGTGGAGGCCTTTTTTTGAGCAATATCACTTGATTATAGTCCAAGATGGTGATCCATCAAAGACAATCAAGGTCCCTGACGGTTTTGACTATGAGCTCTACAACAGGAATGATATTAATAGGATTCTGGGTCCTAAGGCTTCTTGCATTTCATTCAAGGACTCTGCTTGTCGCTGCTTTGGTTACATGGTCTCCAAGAAGAAGTATATCTACACCATTGATGATGATTGCTTT GTTGCCAAAAACCCATCTGGCGAACAGATTAATGCACTCGAGCAGCACATCAAAAACCTTCTGAGCCCATCCACCCCATATTTCTTCAACACTCTTTATGATCCGTACAGAGAAGGTGCAGACTTTGTTCGTGGATATCCTTTCAGCCTTCGAGAAGGTGCTACCACTGCTGTCTCTCATGGCCTCTGGCTTAATATCCCTGATTATGATGCTCCCACCCAGCTTGTGAAGCCTCTGGAGAGAAATAAGCG ATATGTTGATGCTGTTCTGACAGTACCTAAGGGAACCCTTTTCCCGATGTGTGGTATGAATCTAGCATTCAATCGTGAATTGATCGGACCTGCTATGTATTTTGGACTCATGGGAGATGGTCAGCCAATTGGACGATATGATGACATGTGGGCTGGCTGGTGCATGAAG GTCATATGCGACCACATGGGATGGGGAGTTAAGACTGGCTTGCCCTACATCTGGCACAGCAAAGCAAGCAACCCTTTCGTCAATCTCAAGAAGGAGTACAGGGGGATCTACTGGCAGGAAGACCTGATACCATTCTTCCAGGCCGCAGTTCTTCCCAAGGAATGCGTCACTGTTCAACAATGCTACATTGAACTCGCCAAGCAGGTCAAGGAGAAACTTGGCAAGGTTGATCCCTATTTCATTAAACTAGCTGATGCCATGGTCACTTGGATTGAAGCTTGGGATGAACTCAACTCATCAGAGGAAAAATCTTCGAAGCAACCCAACGGGACAGCAAAGTAG